In Bombus affinis isolate iyBomAffi1 chromosome 11, iyBomAffi1.2, whole genome shotgun sequence, one genomic interval encodes:
- the LOC126921665 gene encoding atlastin isoform X6 produces the protein MVKKVPMTTLDENVNRVPRVYTNEREEEDRSGWQEKIERLSMDSQDKKISDVGQPVQIVLAHPDHSFELNEEALSKILLDDDIKNRSVVVVSVAGAFRKGKSFLLDFFLRYMNSQYNNNNQTDSWLGKDDEPLSGFSWKGGSERDTTGILMWSKVFCGTLPDGEKVAVILMDTQGAFDSQSTVKDCATVFALSTMLSSVQIYNLSQNIQEDDLQHLQLFTEYGRLALQKSGVTPFQKLQFLVRDWSYPYEAPYGSEGGKEILNRRLEISDKQHPELQNLRMHIKSCFSEISCFLMPHPGLNIATNPRFDGRLSEIQPEFKEQLKVLIPVLLAPENLVPKKIDGQLVKARDLLEYFKSYMKIYKGNELPEPKSMLVATAEANNLAAVTEAREFYIRLMEDVCGSRKPYLTTARLEAEHTRCMDKAMCIFQNKRKMGGDAFSQTYMKKLCEDMDKAFVHFKAQNESKNVFKSTRTAGVYGAIVAIMYFLSSVFAFTGLYLLANICNFIMCICILTLMLLAYIRYSGNYDTLGVVIDEVANTLWNNVRDMGVLFTVLTLAVAAASSWFIILYGFISFPLPSPPSSSTRFSFGDISNFWEHLYSIIEKYQIFKYINYYFGNYIEKGTPHRFQ, from the exons ATGG TCAAGAAAGTCCCGATGACGACCCTCGATGAAAACGTGAACCGTGTTCCACGGGTGTACACAAACGAACGGGAGGAAGAAG ATCGATCTGGTTGGCAAGAAAAAATAGAACGTCTTTCAATGGATAGTCAGGATAAAAAGATATCGGATGTAGGACAACCTGTACAGATCGTACTTGCTCATCCAGACCATAGTTTCGAATTAAACGAAGAAGCCTTGTCAAAAATTCTCCTTGATGATGATATTAAAAATAGGAGTGTAGTTGTTGTGTCAGTAGCAGGTGCTTTCAGGAAAGGCAAAAGCTTTCTGCTCGACTTTTTCTTGCGATACATGAACAGTCAG tataataataataaccagACGGATTCTTGGTTGGGCAAAGATGATGAGCCACTGAGTGGATTTTCATGGAAAGGAGgctctgaaagagacacaacaGGGATATTAATGTGGTCGAAAGTTTTTTGCGGTACCTTACCGGACGGTGAAAAAGTTGCTGTGATTTTAATGGATACACAAGGTGCTTTCGATAGCCAGTCCACAGTGAAGGACTGTGCGACTGTGTTTGCTCTAAGTACAATGTTGTCATCCGTACAAATTTATAATCTATCACAAAACATCCAAGAGGATGATCTTCAGCACTTGCAACTTTTTACGGAATATGGTAGGCTGGCGTTACAAAAGTCTGGAGTCACACCGTTCCAGAAGTTACAATTCTTAGTAAGAGATTGGAGTTACCCATACGAAGCACCCTATGGTTCAGAAGGTGGAAAAGAGATACTGAACAGAAGATTAGAAATCTCCGACAAACAACATCCAGAATTACAAAATTTGAGAATGCATATTAAGTCTTGCTTCTCGGAAATATCTTGTTTTCTAATGCCACATCCAGGCCTGAATATTGCCACTAATCCTCGTTTCGATGGTAGATTATCGGAAATTCAACCAGAATTTAAGGAACAGCTCAAAGTGCTCATACCGGTGTTATTAGCTCCAGAGAATTTAGTTCCAAAGAAAATCGATGGTCAACTTGTGAAAGCAAGGGATTTGTTGGAATATTtcaaaagctacatgaaaatttACAAAGGAAACGAGCTTCCAGAACCAAAAAGTATGTTAGTG GCAACAGCAGAGGCAAATAATTTGGCTGCGGTAACGGAAGCGAGAGAATTTTATATACGATTAATGGAAGATGTCTGTGGATCAAGAAAACCATATTTAACAACAGCACGTTTAGAGGCCGAGCATACACGTTGTATGGATAAAGCTATGTgcatatttcaaaataaaaggaaaatggGCGGAGATGCATTTAGTCAAACCTATATGAAGAAATTATGTGAG GATATGGATAAAGCGTTTGTTCACTTCAAAGCACAAAATGAAAGCAAAAATGTTTTCAAATCAACACGAACCGCAGGAGTATATGGTGCAATTGTTGCCATCATGTACTTTTTATCCTCAGTATTTGCTTTTACTGGTTTATATTTGCTAGCAAATATTTGTAACTTCATCATGTGCATCTGTATATTAACCCTCATGTTGTTGGCATATATTAG GTACAGTGGTAATTACGACACACTTGGGGTAGTAATAGATGAAGTGGCAAACACTTTATGGAATAAT GTCCGAGATATGGGTGTACTATTCACTGTACTTACACTTGCTGTGGCTGCTGCTTCATCAtggtttataattttatatggtTTCATTTCATTTCCACTTCCTTCTCCACCTTCGTCTTCTACTCGTTTTAGTTTTGGAGATATATCTAATTTTTGGGaacatttatattctattatagaaaagtatcaaatattcaaatatatcaACTATTACTTCGGCAATTATATAGAAAAGGGCACACCTCATCGATTTCAATAA
- the LOC126921665 gene encoding atlastin isoform X1, with translation MSDKRKIPSSWKRQEEQSNRPKDPVRPPRTRTQQARHNAAIDRHDNRVKKVPMTTLDENVNRVPRVYTNEREEEDRSGWQEKIERLSMDSQDKKISDVGQPVQIVLAHPDHSFELNEEALSKILLDDDIKNRSVVVVSVAGAFRKGKSFLLDFFLRYMNSQYNNNNQTDSWLGKDDEPLSGFSWKGGSERDTTGILMWSKVFCGTLPDGEKVAVILMDTQGAFDSQSTVKDCATVFALSTMLSSVQIYNLSQNIQEDDLQHLQLFTEYGRLALQKSGVTPFQKLQFLVRDWSYPYEAPYGSEGGKEILNRRLEISDKQHPELQNLRMHIKSCFSEISCFLMPHPGLNIATNPRFDGRLSEIQPEFKEQLKVLIPVLLAPENLVPKKIDGQLVKARDLLEYFKSYMKIYKGNELPEPKSMLVATAEANNLAAVTEAREFYIRLMEDVCGSRKPYLTTARLEAEHTRCMDKAMCIFQNKRKMGGDAFSQTYMKKLCEDMDKAFVHFKAQNESKNVFKSTRTAGVYGAIVAIMYFLSSVFAFTGLYLLANICNFIMCICILTLMLLAYIRYSGNYDTLGVVIDEVANTLWNNVRDMGVLFTVLTLAVAAASSWFIILYGFISFPLPSPPSSSTRFSFGDISNFWEHLYSIIEKYQIFKYINYYFGNYIEKGTPHRFQ, from the exons ATGAGCGACAAAAGGAAGATACCGTCCAGCTGGAAAAGGCAAGAAGAACAAAGCAACAGGCCCAAGGACCCGGTCAGGCCACCGAGGACAAGGACGCAACAGGCTCGTCACAATGCAGCTATCGATCGACACGACAATCGCG TCAAGAAAGTCCCGATGACGACCCTCGATGAAAACGTGAACCGTGTTCCACGGGTGTACACAAACGAACGGGAGGAAGAAG ATCGATCTGGTTGGCAAGAAAAAATAGAACGTCTTTCAATGGATAGTCAGGATAAAAAGATATCGGATGTAGGACAACCTGTACAGATCGTACTTGCTCATCCAGACCATAGTTTCGAATTAAACGAAGAAGCCTTGTCAAAAATTCTCCTTGATGATGATATTAAAAATAGGAGTGTAGTTGTTGTGTCAGTAGCAGGTGCTTTCAGGAAAGGCAAAAGCTTTCTGCTCGACTTTTTCTTGCGATACATGAACAGTCAG tataataataataaccagACGGATTCTTGGTTGGGCAAAGATGATGAGCCACTGAGTGGATTTTCATGGAAAGGAGgctctgaaagagacacaacaGGGATATTAATGTGGTCGAAAGTTTTTTGCGGTACCTTACCGGACGGTGAAAAAGTTGCTGTGATTTTAATGGATACACAAGGTGCTTTCGATAGCCAGTCCACAGTGAAGGACTGTGCGACTGTGTTTGCTCTAAGTACAATGTTGTCATCCGTACAAATTTATAATCTATCACAAAACATCCAAGAGGATGATCTTCAGCACTTGCAACTTTTTACGGAATATGGTAGGCTGGCGTTACAAAAGTCTGGAGTCACACCGTTCCAGAAGTTACAATTCTTAGTAAGAGATTGGAGTTACCCATACGAAGCACCCTATGGTTCAGAAGGTGGAAAAGAGATACTGAACAGAAGATTAGAAATCTCCGACAAACAACATCCAGAATTACAAAATTTGAGAATGCATATTAAGTCTTGCTTCTCGGAAATATCTTGTTTTCTAATGCCACATCCAGGCCTGAATATTGCCACTAATCCTCGTTTCGATGGTAGATTATCGGAAATTCAACCAGAATTTAAGGAACAGCTCAAAGTGCTCATACCGGTGTTATTAGCTCCAGAGAATTTAGTTCCAAAGAAAATCGATGGTCAACTTGTGAAAGCAAGGGATTTGTTGGAATATTtcaaaagctacatgaaaatttACAAAGGAAACGAGCTTCCAGAACCAAAAAGTATGTTAGTG GCAACAGCAGAGGCAAATAATTTGGCTGCGGTAACGGAAGCGAGAGAATTTTATATACGATTAATGGAAGATGTCTGTGGATCAAGAAAACCATATTTAACAACAGCACGTTTAGAGGCCGAGCATACACGTTGTATGGATAAAGCTATGTgcatatttcaaaataaaaggaaaatggGCGGAGATGCATTTAGTCAAACCTATATGAAGAAATTATGTGAG GATATGGATAAAGCGTTTGTTCACTTCAAAGCACAAAATGAAAGCAAAAATGTTTTCAAATCAACACGAACCGCAGGAGTATATGGTGCAATTGTTGCCATCATGTACTTTTTATCCTCAGTATTTGCTTTTACTGGTTTATATTTGCTAGCAAATATTTGTAACTTCATCATGTGCATCTGTATATTAACCCTCATGTTGTTGGCATATATTAG GTACAGTGGTAATTACGACACACTTGGGGTAGTAATAGATGAAGTGGCAAACACTTTATGGAATAAT GTCCGAGATATGGGTGTACTATTCACTGTACTTACACTTGCTGTGGCTGCTGCTTCATCAtggtttataattttatatggtTTCATTTCATTTCCACTTCCTTCTCCACCTTCGTCTTCTACTCGTTTTAGTTTTGGAGATATATCTAATTTTTGGGaacatttatattctattatagaaaagtatcaaatattcaaatatatcaACTATTACTTCGGCAATTATATAGAAAAGGGCACACCTCATCGATTTCAATAA
- the LOC126921665 gene encoding atlastin isoform X7, giving the protein MTTLDENVNRVPRVYTNEREEEDRSGWQEKIERLSMDSQDKKISDVGQPVQIVLAHPDHSFELNEEALSKILLDDDIKNRSVVVVSVAGAFRKGKSFLLDFFLRYMNSQYNNNNQTDSWLGKDDEPLSGFSWKGGSERDTTGILMWSKVFCGTLPDGEKVAVILMDTQGAFDSQSTVKDCATVFALSTMLSSVQIYNLSQNIQEDDLQHLQLFTEYGRLALQKSGVTPFQKLQFLVRDWSYPYEAPYGSEGGKEILNRRLEISDKQHPELQNLRMHIKSCFSEISCFLMPHPGLNIATNPRFDGRLSEIQPEFKEQLKVLIPVLLAPENLVPKKIDGQLVKARDLLEYFKSYMKIYKGNELPEPKSMLVATAEANNLAAVTEAREFYIRLMEDVCGSRKPYLTTARLEAEHTRCMDKAMCIFQNKRKMGGDAFSQTYMKKLCEDMDKAFVHFKAQNESKNVFKSTRTAGVYGAIVAIMYFLSSVFAFTGLYLLANICNFIMCICILTLMLLAYIRYSGNYDTLGVVIDEVANTLWNNVRDMGVLFTVLTLAVAAASSWFIILYGFISFPLPSPPSSSTRFSFGDISNFWEHLYSIIEKYQIFKYINYYFGNYIEKGTPHRFQ; this is encoded by the exons ATGACGACCCTCGATGAAAACGTGAACCGTGTTCCACGGGTGTACACAAACGAACGGGAGGAAGAAG ATCGATCTGGTTGGCAAGAAAAAATAGAACGTCTTTCAATGGATAGTCAGGATAAAAAGATATCGGATGTAGGACAACCTGTACAGATCGTACTTGCTCATCCAGACCATAGTTTCGAATTAAACGAAGAAGCCTTGTCAAAAATTCTCCTTGATGATGATATTAAAAATAGGAGTGTAGTTGTTGTGTCAGTAGCAGGTGCTTTCAGGAAAGGCAAAAGCTTTCTGCTCGACTTTTTCTTGCGATACATGAACAGTCAG tataataataataaccagACGGATTCTTGGTTGGGCAAAGATGATGAGCCACTGAGTGGATTTTCATGGAAAGGAGgctctgaaagagacacaacaGGGATATTAATGTGGTCGAAAGTTTTTTGCGGTACCTTACCGGACGGTGAAAAAGTTGCTGTGATTTTAATGGATACACAAGGTGCTTTCGATAGCCAGTCCACAGTGAAGGACTGTGCGACTGTGTTTGCTCTAAGTACAATGTTGTCATCCGTACAAATTTATAATCTATCACAAAACATCCAAGAGGATGATCTTCAGCACTTGCAACTTTTTACGGAATATGGTAGGCTGGCGTTACAAAAGTCTGGAGTCACACCGTTCCAGAAGTTACAATTCTTAGTAAGAGATTGGAGTTACCCATACGAAGCACCCTATGGTTCAGAAGGTGGAAAAGAGATACTGAACAGAAGATTAGAAATCTCCGACAAACAACATCCAGAATTACAAAATTTGAGAATGCATATTAAGTCTTGCTTCTCGGAAATATCTTGTTTTCTAATGCCACATCCAGGCCTGAATATTGCCACTAATCCTCGTTTCGATGGTAGATTATCGGAAATTCAACCAGAATTTAAGGAACAGCTCAAAGTGCTCATACCGGTGTTATTAGCTCCAGAGAATTTAGTTCCAAAGAAAATCGATGGTCAACTTGTGAAAGCAAGGGATTTGTTGGAATATTtcaaaagctacatgaaaatttACAAAGGAAACGAGCTTCCAGAACCAAAAAGTATGTTAGTG GCAACAGCAGAGGCAAATAATTTGGCTGCGGTAACGGAAGCGAGAGAATTTTATATACGATTAATGGAAGATGTCTGTGGATCAAGAAAACCATATTTAACAACAGCACGTTTAGAGGCCGAGCATACACGTTGTATGGATAAAGCTATGTgcatatttcaaaataaaaggaaaatggGCGGAGATGCATTTAGTCAAACCTATATGAAGAAATTATGTGAG GATATGGATAAAGCGTTTGTTCACTTCAAAGCACAAAATGAAAGCAAAAATGTTTTCAAATCAACACGAACCGCAGGAGTATATGGTGCAATTGTTGCCATCATGTACTTTTTATCCTCAGTATTTGCTTTTACTGGTTTATATTTGCTAGCAAATATTTGTAACTTCATCATGTGCATCTGTATATTAACCCTCATGTTGTTGGCATATATTAG GTACAGTGGTAATTACGACACACTTGGGGTAGTAATAGATGAAGTGGCAAACACTTTATGGAATAAT GTCCGAGATATGGGTGTACTATTCACTGTACTTACACTTGCTGTGGCTGCTGCTTCATCAtggtttataattttatatggtTTCATTTCATTTCCACTTCCTTCTCCACCTTCGTCTTCTACTCGTTTTAGTTTTGGAGATATATCTAATTTTTGGGaacatttatattctattatagaaaagtatcaaatattcaaatatatcaACTATTACTTCGGCAATTATATAGAAAAGGGCACACCTCATCGATTTCAATAA